TATGTCCAGAAAGAGGGACTTACTTCACTCAGCTTGGAGAATTAAGCTAGCCTCATGCATTTCATTTATGGCCTCTAAGCAGCAGTAGTTCCTAGTTTTGAGTTACTAACTCAACACAGGGTTCATAACACTATAGTGGaacatttaaacaaacaacatTTACATTTACCCTGAATAGATTTCTAGTCAGTGGAGATGATgtattctttgtttttttaaaaaaaactttagggtTGAGAGTTAATTGGCAGCACTTCCTCCAAACACAATTTTTCCGACAGGAAAGATTTACTAAATTAAATGGTGTCACTTAAGATATTGAAAAAGTGGCCTGATGTGGCCAAATACTTACCTTTAAAGTATTTCACTGTTTTAACTTTGAGTTCTAGGGTAGCATCCTCATCACACACAAAGACAGTGCTGGGATGCTGCTGAAAGGCAGACACTGTCCACATGTGGTTCACCCCTTCCTCAATGGCTTTGTACAAAGCAAATGCTTTATGGGCTCCTGTGATTAGAATCATAAcctgaatttaatttaaaaaaaaaaagacaggaacACCACTTAGGTTTTGTGATGTACATTTAAAGGGAACACACCCAAGTGTGATTTGAAGCAGTAGATTAAGTCATCTAAAGAGGAAAACTATTTTAGTCCTTCCCAGTAATGTTTCACTTCATTGACTGGGTACTGTTCACTTTGGCTGTATCATTTTAGGTAGTACAATTAGAGCTTGCCTGGCCATTTTAAAGCTTACCCACCTGTTACTTTGAGCTCTCCCTTTAGTGTTTATGCAAGAGTAGACTAGAGCActttagacagctagaggaggTGATTAACAGTTATGAACTACAGGTGTAAAAATAAGTTCAACCACACACCATCTTGTGACTCTCACAATTTACTGGTATACCTCTGagtaagtcagtggttctcacaTTTACCTTGTGAGATTGTCCCCTAGACACCTCCCTTACCCAGCCTCCCACGCTAAATACAACTGTATCGCATAGTTACGTGAAAAATGTTAAAGTAGCATAATGGAAGCCACCTGATTAAGCTCATTTTGCTGTAATGCGTATGACTGTTTAGTAAGCCAACccttcttttcctctccctgaATGTCTAGTTTTACTTTTAGTAGGACCAAATCTCAGTCATCATTCCACATTTATAAGCCACATTTCAATTTGGGCGTCTAATTTGATCATGGCTAGTTTGATCTTTGCAATCAAAGAAGCCCCACGAAAAAAGCTAAGAATGTAGTTGGGTTGTTTGTTTAGTTGAGCAAACTATGTTTCTGGAAGCCCTGTAatgcctggggctgggctgcagaaAGTACCACTTCTTGAAGACTAGACAACCTTTTGATGCTCCACGGAGCACTATATTAAGTCACTGAATTTTAATTCTAACCTCTCTAGCATCCATGACTGTGCCTACTCCAACTGTCAGAGCCATTGTAGGGACTTTGGAGAGGTCGCCATCAAAGAATCTAGCATTAGCCAATATGGTGTCCATAGCCAACGTCTTCACTCTAGTTCTGGACACCAGACTTGATCCGGGCTCATTGAAGGCAATATGACCATCTGGGCCAATACCTGTATTGAAGACAGTTTAAGAACTATGTCACTACCTTAACACATCATAGGAAACAAAGCCAACATCACTCTTACTGTAAGGATGCTATAGGCTCCTAAGAATAGCTACAGAACAGGTGAAGCACGTTACTTTCATACAAGAACTTGCAGCTGTGCTCAGGCTCCTGCTTCCCTTGAAGTGTATGGCAAATTTCCACCTGAAGTCAAGAAGAGCCGAGACACTGTTCCATTGCATTTTGGGAGGTAATAACTAAAGTAACTTGGATGTTAGCACCCAAAAGCATCAGATTAGAAGTTACCACTGTTGCAGAAGCTTTATAGCTGATTACAGCAGTTACCTGATAGAACTTGCTATTGTAAAGGTTGAAACACAGTTGTGGTTAGAACACCTTTCCCCCTAATTGTTACTAGATACTTTTCTGAAGAATTCACCTattggactgaaattttcaaatCTAGATCTTAGATGAAATGgcaatttaaaacaaatcaataaTTTGAACAACATCTTTAGCTATTTGACTTCCGTGGAAAAAAAGTTACACTCCTTTCCTCTTCTGGCCAAATATAcctcaaaaatggctgaactttaaaaattaagtttgtAGAGAGCACTCGTTAAGGATGTCATCCCCAGCCAAGTGGATCAGAACCACTCTGCCATCATCCCCCACCCCTGTAGCCTGAGACTTTGGAGCCAGTCTATACTTCACATTTTGAGACCCATCTACTTAAGCAGGAGGCACATCCCACTGACCTAGTGTGGTCGTAAGGCTTGACCAGGGATAGAACTGCTACTGCAACAACCTGAACATCTCATTGAGACAGAAGAAAGCCCAAACACCACGAGTCACCTATGCATAGCATTTGTCCCCATCAGTGCCATAGAAGGGAATGGATAGAGGTGACGCTTAGGTGTGCATACACTAATTGGAGACGGGATGCACATGTGGCTTTACTGACTGACTGCCAATCCAATAGGTGGGGCTTaaaccaaaaacaaagaaaaaaaaaaaaggaattccCCCAAGTTAGATAGAATTATGGCAAAAACAAGGCTGTGTTCTCTCCAAGTCTGTTACTCCTTCTGATTTTCACCTCCAACAAAGAGTTCGATTCCACCAGCTGCTTTGATTTTCCCCTCAAAAGCATCACACTCTGCCTGTAGATCTGCTGCATTTCCATCCAGAATGTGGGTGTTTTCTGGAGAGATGTCAATGTGCTTGAAAAAGTTATTCCACATGAAGGAGTGATAACTTTCCAGGTGATCCCTTGGGAGACCTGTTAACCAGGAACATTTATTATTTCATGTTTATATTACAGTTACACCTGCAGACCCTTCAGGTCCCAGACCCATTGTGCTGGACATTGTACAAAAACAATCCCTGCTTCAAATAGCTTACAATTCAAGGCCCCATTGACTTTCACACCCTGTTTGCTATAGCTTTCAGGACGGGGGCCTAAAATGACAAGTGGGGGCAAGAGAGAGGGCTACAATAACCTATATAAAAACTTGTACATACATTTGCATAGACATCAGGGGTTTTGATTACAAATCAATCCCATTATCCCCATCTTCCCTTCAAGCTGGGCTTCCTTAACTTCCATGAGTTTAAAAAATAGTCACATTAGGGAGAGGCAGATCATCCTAGTTATATGGATAAGGTGCATTAATACTATGCAGTAGGTTCTCCAAAAGAGCAGATACACAGCAGGTCTAATTTTTCTTGTCTTCACAAC
Above is a genomic segment from Natator depressus isolate rNatDep1 chromosome 8, rNatDep2.hap1, whole genome shotgun sequence containing:
- the GNPDA1 gene encoding glucosamine-6-phosphate deaminase 1, whose amino-acid sequence is MKLIILENYAQASEWAAKYIRNRIIQFNPGLDKYFTLGLPTGSTPLGCYKKLIEYYKNGDLSFKYVKTFNMDEYVGLPRDHLESYHSFMWNNFFKHIDISPENTHILDGNAADLQAECDAFEGKIKAAGGIELFVGGIGPDGHIAFNEPGSSLVSRTRVKTLAMDTILANARFFDGDLSKVPTMALTVGVGTVMDAREVMILITGAHKAFALYKAIEEGVNHMWTVSAFQQHPSTVFVCDEDATLELKVKTVKYFKGLMLVHNKLVEPLYSMKETEAERRQAKKPYSD